In the Streptomyces sp. 3214.6 genome, CGAGTGCAGCTGCCCCGACTGGGGCTACCCCTGTAAACACGCCGCGGCCCTCTGCTACCAGGTCGCCCGGCTCCTGGACCGCGACCCCTTCGTACTGCTGCTCCTGCGGGGTCGTGGCGAGCGGGAGCTGATGGACGAGCTCGGCCGCCGCAACACCGCCCGCGCCTCCGCCGAAGCCGCGGCGGACACGGCAACCGCAGGCACGGGCCCCGCGGCGCCCCCGGCCCGGCCCGGCGATCCCGCCGGGCCCGCCTTCGTCTCCCGCACCGCACTCCCGCCCCTGCCCAGCCCGCCGCCGCTGCCCGAACGGTCCGGCCGCGGCCCCGCACTGGTGGACTCGGCCGTCCCGGAGCCCGGTCTGGACCCGGCCGCGCTCGAACTGCTCGCCGCCGACGCCGCGACGCGTGCCCACCACCTGCTCGCCGCAGCCCTCGGCGCACGGCACGCCGACACCGCCCCACCCGCCCCGCTCACCGAATGGCAGGACGCCGTACGCCTCGCCGCCACTCACCCCACCCTGGACGTCTTCGCCAGGATCGCTTCGAACTGCGGCCGCACCCCCGGCGAACTCGCAGCCGCCACCCGCGCGTGGCGGCACGGCGGCGTGGCATCCCTGGACACCCTGGAAAGCCCCTGGAACCCGCCCGCCTCCCGCCTGGAGCGCGACCGCGAGGCGCTGCGAGCGGACTGGGCCGACGGCAGACCACCCCGGCTCCGCTCCTGGCGAAACCGCTGGACCGTCGAGGGCCGCGACGCCCAACTGCGCCTGGGCCGGGACGGACTGTGGTACCCGTACACCAAGGACCAGGGCACCTGGTGGCCGGCCGGACCGCCTGACGCCGATCCCGCCGTCGTCCTGACCGCTCTCCTCGAAACATGATGCTCGGGATGCCCCGCGATCCACCGATTCCGTCCCCGGCCGCACGGTGCGTTCGGTCGCGCGGCGGAGATGCGCGGATCCGGTCGGCGTCCCGACCGGCAACGGCGGACTCGGGTGAGCCCGGTGCGCCACATATGAATGAGTGCGTGAACGAGGAGTGGCCTGGGTGACGGCGACCCAAGAACTCACCTCCGCCGTCCGTTCCGCCAAGCAGTTCCTGACGTACGTGGCCTCGGGCCCCTTCCAGTACGCGGTCGCCGAGGCGCTGCGCCTGCCGGACTCGTACTTCGAGGCGTTCCGCGCCGACATGCGAGCCAAACGCGAACTGCTCGCGGGCGGCCTGGAGCAGGCGGGGTTCACGGTCTTCCGCCCGGCGGGCACGTACGTGACGCGGAGCCAGGAAACAACCCGACCGGCGACAACTGACTTCGGCGGCCCCGCGTGCCCGCATCGGCATGCGTAGGTGAACGAGGCGGTCGGATGTCGCTGATATCCGCGCTGTCCTCGCGGCTGAAAGGCGCCCCTTGATCTCTTGCACCCCTACGCCAACAATGTGCATGACAAAACAGTGGGTGGCCGGAAGGTTTCCGGTCGCCTTGTCATAAGGGGACCCCCACGTGAGAAAGCCTCTCGTCGCCGCGATCTTCGCTCTGGCCGTCGCCGGGGCGGGCGCGGTGCCCGCGGTCGCGGCGCCCGTCGGCGTCAAGCCCGCGGCCAAGGCGGCCGAGCCGACGCTCCAGGCCGTCAGCCTCGCCGGCACGGTGGCGCTCAGCAACTGCTCCGGCTCGCTCGTCCGCTTCCCGAACTCCGTGGACACCGACCCGGCGCTGGTGCTCTCCAACGGACACTGCAGCAGCCTTATGGACCCGGGGGTGGTCATCACCAACCGGCCGGCCAACCGGCCGTTCAGCCTGCTCGACTCATCAGGCGCCCAGGTCGCCACGCTGAAGGCCGAGAAGCTCGCGTACGGGACGATGACCGACACGGACGTGGCGATCTACCAGCTCACCACCACCTACGCGGCGATCAAGAGCTCGTACGGGGTGTCGGCGCTGACCGTGCGGGACACACACCCGACCGTCGGTACCGCCGTAACCGTGGCGTCCGGCAGCTGGAAGATGCTCTTTGACTGCAACGTCGACGGGTTCGTCCACCAGCTCAAGGAGGGCAAGTGGACCTGGAAGGACTCGGTCCGCTACACCTCCGCCTGCCAGACCGGCGGCGGCACCTCCGGCTCTCCGGTGATCGACCAGTCCACCGGTGAGATCGTCGCCGTCCACAACACCGGTAACGAGGACGGCGCCTCCTGCACGGTGGACAACCCCTGCGAGGTGGACCCGAGTGGCAACGTCACCGTTCGCAAGGGCATCAACTACGGCCAGCAGACCTACCAGATCCCGGCCTGCTTCACGACCGGCAACCAGCTGGACCTGAACGCCGCCGGGTGCACGCTGCCGAAGCCGTAGCGCTCCGTTGTCAGGTAGAGCGCGCTGACCATGACCTGCTCGGCGCGAGCGTTCATGTCCGTGACGCGCTGGGCACGGTAGGCATCCCAGTCGTCGATCGACGCAACTGTGCGGGGCCCGATGCGTGCCCCGCACAGGGAGACGGATCCAGGATCGACTTCGGTTGAGTCCGCCCACCGGGCAATGTGCGAACGCCGAAGAACGATGGCGATGACGAAGAGCGTTTTGGCGACGGGCGTTTTGGCGACGGGCGATGGGCGACGGGCTCAACCCTGATGAGATGTCATGCCCAGGGCGCGGAAGATGTCCTGGGCCTCCTTCCGATACAGGGCCGGGTCCTCCTCGCCGGTCGCGGCGACGGCGCGGCCAAGGATGTCGAGGCTCTCGGCCAGGGCCCTGCGCCAGCCGGTGCCGCGGTGCACCGCGAGGGCCTCGTGGGCGCGGGCGGCGGCGGTGGCCGCTTCGCCGTGCAGCAGTTCGGCACGGGCCAGGGCGGTGAGGGCCTCGCCCTGCACCATCAGGTGATCCGTACCCCGGGCGATGTCCAGCGCCCGGGAGATCTGCTCCCGGTCGGGGTGGTTGGTCACGGCGGCCAGGCCGAGCAGGGCACGTGCCCGCAGTTCGTCCGCGCCGCGTTCCTCGGCCAGCTTGAGCGCTTCCCGGTAGACGACATCCGCCTCGCCGGGGCGGCCGAGGGCGAGCAGGACGCTGCCGAGGGCGATGCGGGCGTCCGCGCGGTAGTGCTCCTCGCCGTCCTGGTCGAAGAGACGGGTGGCGGTCGTCGCCATGTCCAGGGCGGTGGTGAGGTCACCGGCGTCGCGGTGGACGGAGGACTGGAACCGCAGCACGTACGCCTCGCTGCCCTGTTCGCCGCTCTCCCGGACCATCGTCAGGGCGGTCGTCAGGTGGTGCGCCGCCCGCGCGGGATCCCCGAGGAGGTACAGGGTGCGTCCCAGGTTGGCGTGGGTCAGGATCCGGTTGTGCTGGGAGTCGAGGTTGCGCGGAGCACGCTCGGCCCGCCGCAGACGGTCCAGTGACTCGGTCAGGCGGCCCAGGTCGCGCAGCGTGATCCCGAGCGTGAGCAGGACGACCGGGTGGCCGTCCGGCATGCCGTTGCGCCGGTCGATCTCCGTGGCCCGTTCCAGGTACTCCGCGCCGCGTGTCAGCCGGCCGACGAGCCAGTTCACACTGGCGAGGTTGGTGAGCGCCACAGCCGTACCCTCCAGCCAGCCGCCTGCCTCGGCGAGGGCGAGCGTCTGCTCGAAGTGAGGGATCGCCGCATAGGGGAGGCTCTGGTGGAGGTTCGCGGCGCCGAGCAGGTTGTGCATGGCGGCCTGGGCCACGGGCTCGTCGGCGGCACGGGCGGCGTCCAGGGCGGCCCGGCCGAGGGCCGCCCAGTCCACGGCGATCTTGCGGGTCCAGGAGTGGCCGACGAGGGTGTAGGCGAGCCGCCAGGAGGCGGGGTGGCACTCGGCGGCTGCCTGCTGGACGGCCGCGGCGAGGTTGGGCAGTTCGTCGTCCAGCCAGCGGATCGCCGCGGCGGCGTCGGGGATGCGAGGCGGGGGCACGGCGTTGCCGCGGCCGGCGCCGCCGTCGCCATCACCACCTCCGTCGCCGTGAGTGCCGCCGTCCGGGCCGCTGGTGCCGGTGGGGGGCAGGGGGGCCTGGCCGGGGTACAGCAGTTGGGCGCAGTGGCCCGTGGCGTTCAGCAGCCAGGTGTACAGGGCGTCGGAGGCCGCGTGGCGGTCCTCGGCGGTCTCCTCCAGGCGCAGCCGCTCGGCCGCGTACAGCGCGACCAGGTCGTGGCGGCGGTACCGGCCGGCCCGGTGTTCCCGCAGCAGATGGGCGGCGGTGAGCCGTTCCAGTAGCGCGGCGGCCTCCGCGGGGGCGAGGCCCGCGACGGCCGCGGCGGCGTCGAGACCGGTCTCCGGGCCGGGCACCAGGGCCAGCAGACGGAACATCCGCCGGACCGGGGCGTCGAGGGCGTGGTACGAGAGGTCGAAGGCACCGCGTACGGCGGTGGTCTCGTCGCCGGTGACGGACAGGGCGGTCAGCCGGTCGCCGTCGCGCAGTTCGGCGACCTGTTCCTCCAGTGTGCGCCAGGGGGTGTGGTCGAGGTTGGCGGCGGCGATCCGCAGCGCCAGGGGGAGGTGCCCGCAGGCGTGGGCGAGTTCGGCCGCCGCCCACGGGTCGGCGTCGACGCGCGCCGCGCCGAGGGTGCGATGCAGCAGGAGCCGGGATTCGGCGGGGCTGAGCACGTCCACCCCGATCCGACGGGCGCCGTCGCGGGCGGCGAGTCCGGCCAGCCGGTCGCGGCTGGTGACCAGCACCAGACAGCCGGGCCCTCCGGGCAGCAGCGGCCGGACCTGCTCCGCGTCCGCCGCGTTGTCCAGGACGACCAGCATCCGCCGCTCGGCGGCCAGTGTCCGGTACAGGTCGGCGGCGGTCTCCGGCGTCCCCGGAATGGCTTCCGCGGCCACCCCCAACGCCAGCAGGAACCGGGTCAGCGCCTCCACGGGGCGCACCGGGCCCTCCGGTGAGTGGCCGCGCAGGTCCACGAAGAGCTGGCCGTCGGGGAAGCGGTCACGCACCCGGTGCGCCCAGTGCACGGCGAGGGCGGTCTTGCCCGCTCCCCCGGCACCGGTCAGGGCACAGACCCCGCTCCCACCGCCCGGTCCCTCCCCGGAGGCGGGCAGCAGGGCGTCCAGCCGGGCCAGGTGATCGTCGCGTCCGGTGAAGAACGCGGCGTCGTAGGGCAGCAGCGCGGGGGCGATCGGCGGGGCGGCGGGTGCCGGTGCCTGGGCCTGGGCCTGCGCCTGGGCCTGGGCCTGGACCTGCGGCCGGGAGGTGGCGGCGCGCGGTACGTCCATGCGCAGGATCCGCAGATGGGCGTCGGTCAGCTCCGGACCCGGGCGGACGCCGAGCTGGTCGTCCAGACGGTCCCGCAACGCCGTGTACAGGCTCAGGGCGGCGGCCTGCTCGCCCGAGGCCGCGAGCGCGAGCAGCAGCCGGGCGTGGACCCCTTCGTGCAGTGGCTCCAGGTCGGCGGTCCGGCGCAGTTCGTGGACGGCGTTCTCCGTCGTACCGGCGGCCAGGGCGCTGTCCGCGTACGCCTGGACCAGGGACAGACGCAGCCGGGTCAGGCCCACGGCGGAGGGGTGCTCGCGCAACCCCGGCGCCATGCCCTGGAGGACGGGGCCGCGCCACAGCCGCAGGGCGGCCTCGGCCCGCGCGTACGCCTCGGCCCGGTCGGCGGGCTCGCCCCCGTCGTCGGCGAGGCAGGGCAGGGCGCGCGAGGCCAGGACGGTGAACCGCGCCGCGTCCGAGTCCTGTTCGTCCAGGTCCAGTACGTAGCCGGTCCGGGTCCGGCGCAGTACGCCGCCGGGCGGGTCCTCGGGGTGTGTCGCCGGGGTGAGCAGCCGGCGCAGCCGGGCCACGTAGGTGTGGACCATGTTCGAGGAGCTGGCCGGGGGTCGGCCGTCCCACAGGGTGTCGACGATCTCGTCCTGCGACACGGCGGTGCCCGGGTGCAGACCGAGCAGGGCCAGCAGAGCGCTCTGTTTCACCGCGCCGGGTTCGGCGGGCCGGCCGGCCACCTGGAGCAGGAGGGGACCGAGGACGTCGAGCCGGAGCCGCCGTTCGTCGCCGGGTTCCGGCGCGCTGTCCTGTCCCAGTACCTCCATGAGCCTGAGCACCGACGGGCTGCGCGGTGAGCGCGCCCGGCCCCGCTCGATCTCGCGGATGGTGCGGGTGCTGACCCCGGCGAGTTCGGCGAGCTGCGGCTGACTCAGACCCAGCTGCGCCCGACGGCCACGGAGCCAGGCCCCCAACTGCTCAGGCATGCACCCCTGCTTCTCCCCGCATCCCCGCCGCCCGGCACCGGCGGCGGCCTGACCAAGCGGAACCTCCCGCCACGGATGGATGACAGTACGTGTGCGAGCCACCGTTTGGAGAGATCATTCTCCGCCAACAAGCGGCCGAAAATCCTCAGGCGGAAATTATCTGACGTCATGTCAACTTTCTTCTCATACAGGTGACTTGTACAGCCGAACCGCATCAGCACGCAGGGCGGCTCCGCCGCACGCGACGGAGCCGCCCCTTCGAGGATCTACTTGCCGGCCAGCAGCTTGGTCACGATCGCGACGGCCTTCTCGGTCGTCAGACCGCTCTTGCCTTCCTCGAAGCCCTCCCTGAACACCAGCTTCGTCACGGCTATGGCCACATTCGCCACAGCGACCACGTTCACGACCGCGACCTTGTTCGTCGTCACGAAACTAATCGTGTTGGCGCCCACGGCGGCGCTGGTGTTCTTGCCGGTCACGATCACCGCACCGGAGCCGGTGCCCGTTTCAGTGACTTCCTTGCCGATAGTCGCAGCCATAGTGTCCAGCCGCTCCAGCCCGTCACGGACCCGGAACGGGTCACCCGAGGTGACATCCGCGCGGAACTCCTCGGCGAACCCCGACTCCTTCAGCGTGGCCAGCGCCAGAAAGACCTCCACGTCCCTGGGGGTCGCCCCGACAACCTTCCCCTGCACCAGCGCCAGCTCCGGATACTGCTTGGCCACCACCCCCTCACCCATGAACCCCAGGATGATCTCCGCCGCCGTGAATCCCGAGCACTTC is a window encoding:
- a CDS encoding SWIM zinc finger family protein, translated to MTGRNRPGESAARTFEALPPTKGSRAPFAESWWGRAWLRSLEESSLDSGRLSRGRTYARGGAVGPVTVAPGSAAAPVQGSRRTPYRSRVQVEQLTDQQWDRLLDMIAERAANIAALLDGEMPAGLADDAAAAGVPLLPGPRDLDPECSCPDWGYPCKHAAALCYQVARLLDRDPFVLLLLRGRGERELMDELGRRNTARASAEAAADTATAGTGPAAPPARPGDPAGPAFVSRTALPPLPSPPPLPERSGRGPALVDSAVPEPGLDPAALELLAADAATRAHHLLAAALGARHADTAPPAPLTEWQDAVRLAATHPTLDVFARIASNCGRTPGELAAATRAWRHGGVASLDTLESPWNPPASRLERDREALRADWADGRPPRLRSWRNRWTVEGRDAQLRLGRDGLWYPYTKDQGTWWPAGPPDADPAVVLTALLET
- a CDS encoding S1 family peptidase, whose amino-acid sequence is MRKPLVAAIFALAVAGAGAVPAVAAPVGVKPAAKAAEPTLQAVSLAGTVALSNCSGSLVRFPNSVDTDPALVLSNGHCSSLMDPGVVITNRPANRPFSLLDSSGAQVATLKAEKLAYGTMTDTDVAIYQLTTTYAAIKSSYGVSALTVRDTHPTVGTAVTVASGSWKMLFDCNVDGFVHQLKEGKWTWKDSVRYTSACQTGGGTSGSPVIDQSTGEIVAVHNTGNEDGASCTVDNPCEVDPSGNVTVRKGINYGQQTYQIPACFTTGNQLDLNAAGCTLPKP
- a CDS encoding BTAD domain-containing putative transcriptional regulator, coding for MPEQLGAWLRGRRAQLGLSQPQLAELAGVSTRTIREIERGRARSPRSPSVLRLMEVLGQDSAPEPGDERRLRLDVLGPLLLQVAGRPAEPGAVKQSALLALLGLHPGTAVSQDEIVDTLWDGRPPASSSNMVHTYVARLRRLLTPATHPEDPPGGVLRRTRTGYVLDLDEQDSDAARFTVLASRALPCLADDGGEPADRAEAYARAEAALRLWRGPVLQGMAPGLREHPSAVGLTRLRLSLVQAYADSALAAGTTENAVHELRRTADLEPLHEGVHARLLLALAASGEQAAALSLYTALRDRLDDQLGVRPGPELTDAHLRILRMDVPRAATSRPQVQAQAQAQAQAQAPAPAAPPIAPALLPYDAAFFTGRDDHLARLDALLPASGEGPGGGSGVCALTGAGGAGKTALAVHWAHRVRDRFPDGQLFVDLRGHSPEGPVRPVEALTRFLLALGVAAEAIPGTPETAADLYRTLAAERRMLVVLDNAADAEQVRPLLPGGPGCLVLVTSRDRLAGLAARDGARRIGVDVLSPAESRLLLHRTLGAARVDADPWAAAELAHACGHLPLALRIAAANLDHTPWRTLEEQVAELRDGDRLTALSVTGDETTAVRGAFDLSYHALDAPVRRMFRLLALVPGPETGLDAAAAVAGLAPAEAAALLERLTAAHLLREHRAGRYRRHDLVALYAAERLRLEETAEDRHAASDALYTWLLNATGHCAQLLYPGQAPLPPTGTSGPDGGTHGDGGGDGDGGAGRGNAVPPPRIPDAAAAIRWLDDELPNLAAAVQQAAAECHPASWRLAYTLVGHSWTRKIAVDWAALGRAALDAARAADEPVAQAAMHNLLGAANLHQSLPYAAIPHFEQTLALAEAGGWLEGTAVALTNLASVNWLVGRLTRGAEYLERATEIDRRNGMPDGHPVVLLTLGITLRDLGRLTESLDRLRRAERAPRNLDSQHNRILTHANLGRTLYLLGDPARAAHHLTTALTMVRESGEQGSEAYVLRFQSSVHRDAGDLTTALDMATTATRLFDQDGEEHYRADARIALGSVLLALGRPGEADVVYREALKLAEERGADELRARALLGLAAVTNHPDREQISRALDIARGTDHLMVQGEALTALARAELLHGEAATAAARAHEALAVHRGTGWRRALAESLDILGRAVAATGEEDPALYRKEAQDIFRALGMTSHQG